From the Desulfovibrio sp. UIB00 genome, one window contains:
- the cysK gene encoding cysteine synthase A, whose product MLTSILQTIGNTPMLRLDLSRDLPGTVWLKLENRNPGGSIKDRVAFHLVGEALEEGRVEPGGVLVEATSGNMGIGMALVASVRGFRCILTMPESMSVERRNLLRALGAELVLTPAEQGMSGAVAAAKRIADEQDAFVLGQFTNPQAVVAHYKTTGPEIFKDSVGKMDVLVAGVGSGSTITGVGRYLKERIPGFRVVAVEPAASPVLSGGKPGPHLIQGIGADFVPAILDRALLDEIIQMDGEEAIRTARLLMENGIMAGISTGSNVRAALDLATRPEMQDKNIVTFACDTGERYMSTRLFQGI is encoded by the coding sequence ATGTTAACCAGCATTTTGCAAACCATTGGCAACACTCCCATGCTGCGGCTCGATCTTTCGCGCGATCTACCCGGCACTGTCTGGCTGAAGCTTGAAAACCGCAATCCAGGCGGTTCCATTAAGGATCGCGTGGCCTTTCACCTTGTTGGCGAAGCTCTGGAAGAAGGGCGCGTTGAACCGGGCGGTGTGCTGGTGGAGGCCACCAGTGGGAATATGGGCATTGGTATGGCTCTGGTTGCCTCGGTGCGTGGCTTTCGCTGCATACTGACCATGCCCGAATCCATGAGCGTTGAGCGCCGCAACCTGCTGCGGGCGCTGGGCGCAGAGCTTGTACTCACCCCGGCGGAACAGGGCATGAGCGGCGCAGTGGCGGCTGCAAAGCGAATTGCCGATGAACAGGATGCCTTTGTACTCGGCCAGTTTACCAATCCGCAGGCTGTAGTGGCCCATTACAAGACCACCGGGCCGGAAATTTTCAAGGACAGCGTGGGCAAGATGGACGTGCTGGTCGCGGGCGTTGGCTCCGGCTCGACCATCACGGGCGTCGGGCGGTACCTCAAGGAGCGCATTCCCGGCTTCAGGGTGGTGGCCGTGGAGCCAGCCGCTTCGCCGGTGCTTTCTGGCGGCAAACCCGGCCCCCATCTTATTCAGGGTATTGGCGCAGACTTTGTGCCAGCAATCCTTGATCGCGCGCTGCTGGACGAAATCATCCAGATGGACGGCGAGGAAGCCATAAGAACCGCCCGTCTGCTCATGGAAAACGGCATCATGGCGGGCATATCCACAGGCTCCAACGTGCGCGCGGCCCTTGACCTTGCGACGCGGCCAGAAATGCAGGACAAGAATATCGTTACCTTTGCCTGCGACACGGGCGAACGCTACATGTCAACGCGGTTGTTCCAGGGAATATAA
- the sdhE gene encoding 8-methylmenaquinol:fumarate reductase membrane anchor subunit codes for MQTEFAFFPGCVLTQAAKESKMALEAVAPRLGIKLKEIPGWSCCGASQAQDVDPVATLVANARNIALAEKMGLPVLTSCSTCLLMLRRAKAELDGGKKDRINTFLAKGNMTYNGTSDITSLLWVLAQNAQTLKSKVTKPLTGLKVAAFYGCHSLRPESALGFESSVNPSSFETVVAALGGQTVPFAKRLDCCGFHAVYPAEKSVMHMTSQIVDSAATSGAACIVTPCPLCQMQLDIYQEAAQDIAKSKARVPVLHLSQLVGLALGIPGKELGLDYNVIDATKMG; via the coding sequence ATGCAGACCGAATTCGCCTTTTTTCCCGGCTGCGTGCTGACTCAGGCCGCCAAGGAATCCAAGATGGCTCTTGAGGCCGTGGCCCCGAGGCTTGGCATCAAACTCAAGGAAATCCCCGGCTGGAGCTGCTGCGGCGCTTCACAGGCTCAGGATGTGGACCCCGTGGCGACCTTGGTTGCCAACGCCCGCAACATCGCCCTGGCCGAAAAAATGGGCCTGCCCGTGTTGACCTCGTGCAGCACCTGCCTGCTCATGCTGCGCCGCGCCAAGGCAGAGCTTGACGGCGGCAAGAAGGACCGTATCAACACCTTTCTTGCCAAGGGCAACATGACCTATAACGGCACCAGCGACATCACCAGCCTGCTCTGGGTTCTGGCGCAAAACGCCCAAACCCTCAAGAGCAAGGTGACCAAGCCGCTTACGGGCCTTAAAGTGGCGGCCTTCTACGGCTGTCACAGCCTGCGGCCAGAATCCGCCCTTGGCTTTGAAAGCTCGGTGAATCCCTCGAGCTTTGAAACCGTGGTGGCCGCCCTTGGCGGGCAGACGGTTCCCTTTGCCAAGCGGCTGGACTGCTGCGGCTTCCATGCCGTGTATCCGGCGGAAAAATCCGTCATGCACATGACCAGCCAGATTGTGGACAGCGCGGCGACCTCCGGCGCAGCCTGCATCGTAACCCCCTGCCCGCTCTGCCAGATGCAGCTCGACATTTATCAGGAAGCAGCGCAGGATATAGCCAAGTCGAAAGCCCGTGTGCCCGTGCTGCACCTTTCGCAGCTTGTGGGCCTTGCCCTGGGTATCCCCGGCAAGGAACTGGGCCTCGACTACAACGTGATTGACGCCACCAAGATGGGCTAA
- a CDS encoding chemotaxis protein: MAQTNILLETGTNELEIVEFFVNQDGYEAHYGLNVAKVVEIGRRQPVTAMPEMRHKALLGAFLHRNGRVVPLIDMAQFLGSGPIENEDAKVIVTEFNGVCTGFLVSGVNRIYRLSWTDVEAPGQFLQNVSRSSVTGVVRLEERVIFLLDLEAIVAELHPAMAMRFDASDMRHSGEKVYNILHVDDSSSIRSLLLDLLNKEGRFTVTQKVNGQEAWDYLKVLRDRCEAEDRPISDFIHGVITDIEMPGMDGLALCKHIKDERVLKKLPVAIFSSMINEPLAKKCAVVGADVQYTKPDLKVLSVKLYDLVTEAWG; encoded by the coding sequence ATGGCGCAGACCAACATCCTGCTGGAAACCGGCACCAATGAGCTGGAAATTGTGGAATTTTTCGTCAACCAGGACGGTTACGAAGCCCACTATGGCCTTAACGTGGCCAAGGTGGTTGAAATTGGCCGTCGCCAGCCGGTGACTGCCATGCCGGAAATGCGCCATAAAGCACTTTTGGGCGCGTTTCTGCACCGCAATGGCCGTGTGGTGCCGCTGATTGATATGGCTCAGTTTCTGGGCAGTGGGCCCATTGAAAACGAAGACGCCAAGGTTATCGTCACCGAATTCAACGGCGTATGTACGGGCTTTCTGGTGTCGGGTGTCAACCGCATCTATCGGCTGAGCTGGACGGATGTGGAAGCGCCGGGGCAGTTTTTGCAGAATGTGAGCCGCAGCTCGGTAACGGGCGTGGTGCGGCTGGAAGAGCGCGTGATCTTTTTGCTGGATCTTGAAGCCATCGTAGCCGAACTGCATCCGGCCATGGCCATGCGCTTTGACGCCTCCGACATGCGCCACAGCGGGGAAAAAGTTTACAATATCCTACACGTGGATGATTCAAGCAGTATCCGTAGTCTGCTGCTTGACCTGCTCAATAAGGAAGGCCGCTTCACGGTAACGCAGAAGGTCAACGGGCAGGAAGCCTGGGATTACCTGAAGGTACTGCGCGACCGCTGCGAGGCCGAAGATCGCCCCATTTCCGATTTCATTCACGGCGTCATCACAGACATAGAAATGCCCGGCATGGATGGTCTGGCCCTGTGCAAGCACATCAAGGATGAAAGAGTCCTTAAAAAGTTGCCTGTGGCCATCTTCTCTTCCATGATCAACGAGCCTCTTGCCAAGAAATGCGCTGTTGTGGGGGCTGACGTGCAGTATACCAAGCCCGACCTCAAAGTGCTTTCCGTCAAGCTGTACGATCTGGTGACCGAAGCCTGGGGCTGA